A genomic region of Bernardetia sp. ABR2-2B contains the following coding sequences:
- a CDS encoding carboxypeptidase-like regulatory domain-containing protein encodes MKIQIPQPCHENWNEMNLQQKGRFCGSCQKVVIDFTTMSDSEIVNHFKNYKGNTCGRFYDTQLNTNLVSLKPRKSTFWSKLVAASFTLFFFSSQSYSQNTILKTEVIESNQSDKNEDDLRKTSTSDYFQIKGRVIDASKKSISDALVSIQETPYSIITDKHGNFEFNITKTEIQNQDSTVLQVQKFGYTTLSLQIDFDTENTTHSYLELIIEEAVILEEEGIKQIREVITMGMTSATFVEEYDSLPKNNNSFDKKAEVKVIEKKSLWQHFKSIFF; translated from the coding sequence ATGAAAATACAAATACCTCAACCTTGCCATGAAAACTGGAATGAGATGAATCTACAACAAAAAGGACGTTTTTGTGGCTCTTGTCAGAAAGTTGTAATTGATTTTACCACAATGAGTGATTCTGAAATAGTGAACCATTTCAAGAATTATAAAGGAAATACTTGTGGTCGTTTTTATGATACTCAATTAAATACAAATCTTGTCAGTTTAAAACCTCGAAAATCTACTTTTTGGTCAAAACTCGTTGCTGCTAGTTTTACGCTATTTTTCTTTTCTTCTCAAAGCTACTCTCAAAATACTATTCTAAAGACGGAAGTAATTGAGTCAAACCAGTCTGATAAAAATGAAGATGATTTAAGGAAAACTTCTACAAGTGATTATTTCCAAATCAAAGGAAGAGTAATAGATGCTAGTAAAAAATCTATTTCTGATGCTTTAGTATCTATACAGGAAACACCTTATTCAATAATTACTGATAAACATGGAAATTTTGAGTTTAATATAACAAAAACAGAAATTCAGAATCAAGACAGTACAGTTTTACAAGTACAAAAATTTGGTTATACTACTTTGTCTTTACAAATTGATTTTGATACAGAAAATACAACTCATTCTTATTTAGAATTGATAATAGAAGAAGCTGTCATTCTTGAAGAAGAAGGTATAAAACAAATAAGAGAAGTAATAACAATGGGAATGACAAGTGCAACCTTTGTAGAAGAATATGATTCTTTACCAAAAAACAATAATTCTTTTGATAAAAAAGCTGAGGTAAAAGTAATTGAGAAAAAAAGTCTTTGGCAGCATTTCAAAAGTATTTTTTTTTAA
- a CDS encoding FtsW/RodA/SpoVE family cell cycle protein has protein sequence MEINTISKKIFTGDKIIWGVVFLLVIISVLVVYSATGAIAFKRMDGNTEYYLFKHGVLLFMSLIIMWVCHRIDYRYYSRLSRLALLISVPLLILTWLFGTTINEASRVITIPFINQSFQTSDFATLALIANVASMLSKRQQSIREFQRSTLPIIFWSGIICGLIALSNFSSAVLLFATCLLIMFIGRVPVRYLVMTIIIGAVVGMVALKLGQRSGTAVSRMKAFFDTEQVTFQEEQSYIAVATGGFAGKGVGNSQQRNFLPHPYSDFIYAIIIEEYGLIGGVVVLGLYLILLYRGMVAMAKSERAFGGLLSAGLSFSLVVQALVHMGVVVGLVPVTGLPLPLLSMGGTSLFFTGISLGIILSVSRGELEKTEKEAITPPQTGNNYRRIVHTIE, from the coding sequence ATGGAAATAAACACAATTAGTAAAAAAATATTTACAGGCGACAAAATCATTTGGGGAGTTGTTTTCCTTTTGGTTATTATTAGTGTTTTGGTAGTTTATAGTGCTACTGGAGCGATTGCCTTTAAGAGAATGGACGGAAATACAGAATATTATTTATTCAAACACGGTGTTCTCTTGTTTATGTCTCTCATCATTATGTGGGTTTGTCATCGGATAGATTATAGGTATTACTCTCGTCTCTCTCGTTTGGCATTGCTGATTTCTGTTCCTCTTTTGATTCTGACTTGGCTTTTCGGAACTACAATAAATGAAGCAAGTCGTGTAATTACGATTCCTTTTATTAATCAATCTTTTCAAACTTCTGATTTTGCTACTCTTGCACTTATTGCCAATGTAGCTAGTATGCTTTCCAAACGCCAACAAAGTATTAGAGAGTTTCAGCGTTCTACCTTACCAATTATTTTTTGGTCAGGTATTATCTGTGGGTTGATTGCGCTTTCAAACTTTTCTTCTGCTGTTTTGCTTTTTGCTACCTGTCTTCTGATTATGTTTATTGGACGTGTTCCTGTTCGTTATTTGGTAATGACTATTATCATTGGTGCAGTCGTCGGAATGGTTGCTCTGAAATTGGGACAACGCTCTGGAACGGCAGTTTCACGTATGAAGGCATTTTTTGATACTGAACAAGTTACTTTTCAAGAGGAACAGTCGTATATAGCCGTCGCAACGGGAGGTTTTGCTGGAAAGGGAGTTGGAAATAGTCAGCAACGAAATTTTCTTCCACATCCATATTCAGACTTTATTTATGCTATTATTATCGAAGAATATGGACTTATTGGAGGAGTTGTCGTTTTAGGGCTATATCTCATTTTGCTTTATCGGGGAATGGTAGCGATGGCAAAATCCGAACGAGCCTTTGGGGGACTTTTATCGGCTGGGCTGAGTTTTAGTTTGGTGGTTCAAGCACTCGTACATATGGGTGTGGTAGTCGGTCTTGTTCCTGTTACTGGACTTCCTCTGCCACTTCTTAGTATGGGAGGAACATCTTTATTTTTTACAGGAATTTCTTTAGGAATTATTTTGAGTGTAAGTAGAGGAGAATTAGAAAAAACAGAAAAAGAAGCGATTACACCTCCTCAAACTGGAAATAATTACCGTCGAATTGTTCATACTATTGAATAG
- a CDS encoding SRPBCC family protein, with translation MPIIKLTTVIESTQEIVFDLSRSIDLHKISTEQTNEEAIAGITTGLISLNESVTWRAKHFGVYQNLTSKITALERPYSFTDEMIKGAFKAFKHQHLFKKVESRVEMTDIFDYQSPFGIFGKIADTLFLETYMTNLLKERNKVIKEFAESEKWKLVLETK, from the coding sequence ATGCCAATCATAAAGCTAACTACTGTCATTGAAAGCACTCAAGAAATTGTATTTGATTTATCAAGAAGCATTGATTTACATAAAATTTCGACAGAACAAACCAACGAAGAAGCTATTGCAGGAATTACGACTGGGCTTATCAGTTTAAACGAATCTGTAACTTGGAGAGCAAAACATTTTGGAGTATATCAAAACCTCACTTCAAAAATTACAGCTTTAGAAAGACCTTATTCTTTTACAGATGAGATGATAAAAGGTGCTTTCAAAGCTTTCAAACATCAACATCTTTTCAAGAAAGTAGAAAGTAGAGTTGAAATGACAGATATTTTTGACTATCAATCGCCTTTTGGGATTTTTGGAAAAATAGCAGATACTCTCTTTTTAGAAACGTATATGACAAATTTGTTAAAAGAAAGAAATAAGGTCATAAAAGAATTTGCAGAGTCTGAAAAATGGAAATTAGTCTTAGAAACGAAATGA
- a CDS encoding aminotransferase class I/II-fold pyridoxal phosphate-dependent enzyme: MKKSTQCVHSGTYFDEKSGGVNTPIFTSTAYNYNDEGAIPYPRYFNTINQEVVAQKIAALERGEAALIFSSGMAATMSALLGVLQAGDHLILQNDIYGGTHYAVREQLSKLGIESTFVEGRKLEDFKRAIKPNSKALFIETPSNPLLSLVDISEMASFAKENNLVSFIDNTFGTPIFQNPLRLGIDIVIHSATKYLAGHSDLSCGAVVTSQALIEKIHHVAFNFGGNLDAMATSLLERSIKTLAIRVKTQAQNAQKIAEALQKLPQVKNVFYPGLPTHPDHELAKKQMKGGFGAMLSFELDTDVAGRAKFVRHLELVCKAVSLGGVESTLTEPVLTSHAKVPVEMREKMGITENLYRLSVGIEDADDLIEDLTNAIQTLEVTEKSSLVV, encoded by the coding sequence ATGAAAAAATCAACGCAATGTGTTCATAGTGGAACTTATTTTGACGAAAAAAGTGGTGGTGTAAATACGCCTATTTTTACTTCAACAGCTTATAATTATAATGATGAAGGTGCAATTCCTTATCCTCGTTACTTCAATACAATAAATCAAGAAGTCGTTGCTCAAAAAATTGCAGCCTTAGAACGTGGAGAAGCTGCTCTTATTTTTTCTTCTGGAATGGCTGCCACAATGTCGGCACTTTTAGGAGTTTTACAGGCTGGCGACCATTTGATTTTACAGAATGATATTTATGGAGGAACACATTATGCTGTACGTGAACAGCTTTCAAAACTAGGAATCGAATCTACTTTTGTAGAAGGACGAAAATTAGAAGACTTTAAAAGAGCAATTAAGCCAAACTCAAAAGCTCTTTTTATCGAAACGCCTTCAAATCCGTTGCTTTCATTAGTTGATATTTCAGAAATGGCATCTTTTGCTAAAGAAAACAACCTAGTCTCATTTATTGATAATACTTTCGGAACGCCTATTTTTCAAAATCCATTGCGATTAGGGATTGATATTGTGATTCATAGTGCAACAAAATACCTAGCAGGACATAGCGACCTTTCGTGTGGCGCAGTCGTTACTTCTCAAGCATTGATTGAAAAAATCCATCATGTAGCTTTTAATTTTGGTGGAAATTTGGATGCAATGGCAACTTCACTTTTAGAACGAAGCATCAAAACATTAGCTATTCGTGTCAAAACACAGGCTCAAAATGCTCAAAAAATAGCCGAAGCATTACAGAAATTACCTCAAGTAAAAAATGTATTTTACCCTGGATTGCCTACCCACCCAGACCACGAACTTGCCAAAAAGCAAATGAAAGGTGGTTTTGGTGCAATGCTTTCTTTTGAGCTAGACACAGATGTAGCAGGAAGAGCAAAATTTGTTCGTCATTTAGAATTGGTGTGTAAGGCTGTTAGTTTGGGAGGAGTAGAAAGTACGCTTACTGAACCTGTACTGACTTCACATGCAAAAGTACCTGTCGAAATGCGTGAAAAAATGGGTATTACTGAAAACTTATATCGTCTTTCTGTCGGAATTGAAGATGCTGATGATTTGATTGAAGACCTTACGAATGCTATTCAGACTTTAGAGGTTACTGAAAAAAGTAGCTTAGTCGTGTAG
- a CDS encoding AIPR family protein, whose product MLTNNFYKILNLELTQIIENESANDSELRRHKKIEQNKGYAFLVWFLNFYGRTPSYKQYITDGKDDSSCDIIFDKTDSQGQKMFYVVQSKWVNLEIDNEGNLKRGKKIIQKFPQIGKEEFNAVIRDFDTVLDGSRKEGKNTKFNDKYQKLIEHLEANGKARFIFFTAADTNSEIQDTIQSFSSQHLPNVTFQLIDINKIKQDYIEFNYKKIVVDNPLEYNYNPEDEDIELIIERFENRESKRYMLEFEGRMKAYIFLLKPKTIHALFQRFKFSLFFKNIRNPLLISKYNEQIIETLQKRPDTFWYFNNGITAITKRIPDVGNHAKTLTVKGVQIINGAQTVYSIYKAYESATLEQREIMDTDARVSFRLIRSSDEQFNMEITRFTNQQNQMKERDFVANFDEQRRLQQESFETSLWYEKRRGEFRNIQDINKQGINIVPNEAFAKAYLAFHLQKPVEAMQENFEEQLFSLKDEGLYKSIFPNARFEDMLCSLYSLEILDIFFKKSRAKMKEEQGALSEFLDIIIVENRLPYYPLAISKILFQKYFEKTGNRSLYAFIMRKDNIEISSSIIQYAVNLVSNYVKPYLKNEETRRDFDDFIVNPISYEIMKQEIEKMEIDIDRIENVEPK is encoded by the coding sequence ATGCTGACAAATAATTTTTACAAGATACTCAACCTTGAGCTTACACAAATTATAGAAAATGAATCTGCAAATGATTCAGAATTGAGAAGACATAAGAAAATAGAACAAAATAAAGGGTATGCTTTTTTGGTATGGTTTCTCAATTTTTACGGTCGTACTCCCTCTTATAAGCAATATATTACTGATGGCAAAGATGATAGTTCTTGTGATATAATTTTTGATAAAACAGATTCACAGGGACAAAAAATGTTTTATGTAGTCCAATCGAAATGGGTAAATTTAGAAATTGATAATGAAGGTAATTTAAAAAGAGGAAAAAAAATAATACAAAAGTTTCCACAAATCGGAAAAGAAGAATTTAATGCTGTTATAAGAGATTTTGACACAGTCTTAGATGGTAGTAGAAAGGAAGGAAAAAACACAAAATTTAATGATAAGTACCAAAAGCTAATAGAACACTTAGAAGCTAATGGAAAGGCAAGATTTATATTTTTTACGGCAGCAGATACAAATTCAGAAATTCAAGATACTATTCAATCTTTTTCTTCGCAACATCTACCAAATGTTACTTTTCAACTTATAGACATAAATAAAATCAAGCAGGATTACATCGAATTTAACTATAAAAAAATTGTAGTGGATAATCCTTTAGAATACAATTATAATCCAGAGGATGAAGATATTGAACTTATTATAGAGAGGTTTGAGAATAGAGAATCTAAAAGATATATGCTAGAGTTTGAAGGGCGTATGAAAGCTTATATTTTTCTACTAAAACCAAAAACTATTCATGCTCTTTTTCAACGATTTAAATTTAGTTTATTCTTCAAAAATATTAGAAATCCCCTATTGATTTCTAAATATAACGAGCAAATTATAGAAACTTTACAGAAACGTCCAGATACGTTTTGGTATTTTAATAATGGAATAACTGCAATCACAAAGCGTATTCCAGATGTAGGAAATCACGCAAAAACATTGACAGTAAAAGGTGTGCAAATTATCAATGGAGCTCAAACTGTCTATTCTATTTACAAGGCTTACGAATCAGCAACACTAGAGCAACGAGAAATTATGGATACAGATGCAAGAGTATCTTTTCGTTTGATACGTTCTAGTGATGAACAGTTTAATATGGAAATTACTCGTTTTACAAACCAACAAAATCAAATGAAAGAAAGAGATTTTGTGGCAAATTTTGACGAACAAAGAAGGTTGCAACAAGAGTCTTTTGAAACAAGTCTTTGGTATGAAAAAAGACGAGGGGAATTTAGAAATATACAAGACATAAACAAACAGGGGATTAATATTGTACCCAATGAAGCCTTTGCCAAGGCTTACCTTGCGTTTCACTTGCAAAAGCCAGTTGAAGCTATGCAGGAAAATTTTGAGGAACAACTATTTTCTCTTAAGGATGAAGGACTATATAAAAGTATATTTCCAAATGCTAGATTTGAAGATATGTTATGTAGCTTATATTCACTTGAAATTTTAGACATCTTTTTTAAAAAAAGTCGTGCAAAAATGAAAGAGGAGCAGGGAGCTTTATCAGAATTTTTAGACATTATAATAGTAGAAAATAGATTGCCTTATTACCCTCTTGCTATTTCAAAAATTTTGTTCCAAAAGTATTTTGAAAAAACTGGAAACAGAAGTTTGTATGCTTTCATAATGAGGAAGGATAATATAGAAATATCAAGTAGTATAATCCAATACGCTGTAAATTTAGTATCAAATTATGTAAAACCATATTTAAAAAATGAAGAAACTAGAAGAGATTTTGATGATTTTATTGTAAATCCAATATCTTATGAAATAATGAAACAAGAGATTGAAAAAATGGAAATTGATATAGATAGAATAGAAAATGTAGAACCTAAATAA